Proteins from a single region of Paraburkholderia sp. ZP32-5:
- a CDS encoding sarcosine oxidase subunit delta, translating to MRIHCPFCGSRDSSEFIYQGDATVQRPDPDAPDAEQQFFEAVYLRTNPAGPHEEYWYHAAGCRSWLRVQRDTRTHEIGRVAFASGEARERAAATVAAAGISR from the coding sequence ATGAGAATCCACTGTCCGTTTTGCGGCTCGCGCGATTCGAGCGAGTTCATCTACCAGGGGGACGCCACGGTGCAGCGACCCGATCCGGATGCGCCCGACGCGGAGCAGCAGTTTTTCGAGGCGGTTTATCTGCGGACCAATCCTGCGGGCCCGCACGAAGAGTACTGGTATCACGCCGCGGGTTGCCGCAGCTGGTTGCGCGTGCAACGCGACACGCGCACGCACGAGATCGGCCGTGTCGCGTTTGCGTCTGGCGAGGCGCGCGAACGCGCTGCCGCGACCGTCGCCGCCGCTGGAATCTCGCGATGA
- a CDS encoding sarcosine oxidase subunit beta family protein has product MSYSLLDLFRESLTRHRGWRPTWRDAEPKAAYDAIVIGGGGHGLATAYYLARNHGLRNVAVLEKSWIGSGNAGRNTTIIRSNYMLPGNEPFYEHSMRLWETLEQQVGYNAMVSQRGVLYLYHSDAQRDYFARRGNSMRLAGADSELLPREEAQRMLPFVDFDNERFPIQGGLFQRRGGTARHDAVVWGYAHAASKLGVDIVQNCEVQGFLMEGGRVAGVQTSRGPIRAARVGAAVAGSSSRLAALAGLRLPIETHVLQAFVSEAIKPLVPGVVAFGAGHFYLSQSDKGGLVFGGDLDGYNSYAQRGNLPVLEDVCAGGMALMPGLGRLRILRGWGGLTDMSMDGSPIIDATPVDGLYLNAGWCYGGFKATPASGWCFAHLLATGTSHPLAAAYRLDRFRTGHLIDERGAGPHPNLH; this is encoded by the coding sequence ATGTCTTATTCGCTGCTCGACCTATTCAGGGAATCGCTCACACGGCATCGCGGATGGCGGCCGACATGGCGCGATGCCGAACCCAAAGCGGCTTACGACGCAATCGTGATCGGCGGCGGCGGGCATGGTCTCGCGACCGCGTATTACCTCGCCAGAAACCACGGACTGCGCAATGTGGCGGTACTGGAAAAGAGCTGGATCGGCTCGGGCAACGCGGGCCGCAATACGACGATCATTCGCTCCAACTACATGCTGCCCGGCAACGAACCGTTCTACGAACATTCGATGCGGCTTTGGGAGACGCTCGAACAGCAGGTCGGCTACAACGCGATGGTGAGTCAGCGGGGCGTGTTGTATCTGTATCACTCGGATGCGCAGCGCGATTACTTCGCACGTCGTGGCAATTCGATGCGGCTTGCCGGCGCCGACTCCGAACTGCTGCCGCGCGAAGAGGCGCAACGCATGCTGCCGTTCGTCGATTTCGACAACGAGCGCTTTCCGATTCAGGGCGGTCTGTTCCAGCGGCGCGGCGGCACTGCGCGGCACGATGCGGTCGTGTGGGGTTATGCGCATGCGGCGAGCAAGCTTGGTGTCGACATCGTGCAGAACTGCGAAGTCCAGGGCTTCCTGATGGAGGGCGGCCGGGTCGCTGGCGTGCAGACATCGCGCGGACCCATTCGCGCGGCGCGCGTCGGTGCCGCCGTCGCAGGGAGTTCATCGCGTCTCGCCGCGCTCGCGGGCCTGCGTCTGCCGATCGAGACGCACGTCTTGCAGGCATTCGTATCCGAGGCGATCAAACCGCTGGTGCCGGGCGTCGTGGCCTTCGGCGCGGGGCACTTCTATCTCAGTCAGTCGGACAAGGGCGGCCTCGTATTCGGTGGCGATCTCGACGGCTACAACTCCTATGCGCAGCGCGGCAATCTGCCGGTGCTCGAAGACGTGTGCGCGGGCGGCATGGCATTGATGCCGGGGCTAGGACGCTTGCGCATATTGCGCGGCTGGGGCGGACTCACCGACATGTCGATGGACGGCTCGCCGATCATCGATGCGACGCCGGTCGACGGTCTCTATCTGAACGCGGGATGGTGCTACGGCGGATTCAAGGCGACCCCCGCGTCGGGATGGTGCTTCGCCCATCTGCTTGCGACAGGCACGTCGCATCCGCTGGCGGCTGCCTATCGCCTCGATCGTTTCCGTACCGGGCATCTGATCGACGAACGGGGCGCGGGCCCCCATCCCAACCTTCATTGA
- a CDS encoding porin encodes MKKSAFALISSLLLGTAAHAQSSVTLYGVIDEGLTYTSNTGGHSAWQLAGSDIQGNRWGLRGNEDLGGGLAAQFVLESGFNLSNGTFQQGGRLFGRQAYVGLSSNRWGTVTLGRQYDPLISYVATLTSNGGWGGLLFTHPLDNDNMDDFYRINNAVKYASPDIAGLTFGSMYAFSNSTGFADNRAWSVAARYTHGPFTLAAGYMDMTNPGTSCGGAVAGGTAAACGVTGDATFTAAKQRIFASGAGYSFGPAIFNLTYTNSYVGNAVSPSAYQSSSLRFNNIEFNARYSLTASLMLGAMYDYTNFTKHGGAGNPSGHWNEFGVLADYLLSKRTDVYFQGVHQRGSGVTANILGSAGASSSGIQTVARIGLRHRF; translated from the coding sequence ATGAAGAAGTCCGCGTTTGCATTGATTTCGTCGCTGCTCCTCGGCACCGCCGCCCATGCGCAAAGCAGCGTCACGCTTTACGGCGTCATCGACGAGGGCTTGACCTATACCAGCAATACGGGCGGCCATTCCGCGTGGCAGCTTGCCGGCAGCGATATCCAGGGCAACCGCTGGGGATTGCGCGGCAACGAAGATCTGGGCGGCGGCCTGGCGGCGCAATTCGTACTGGAGAGCGGCTTCAATCTGAGCAACGGCACATTCCAGCAAGGCGGACGTCTGTTCGGCCGGCAAGCGTATGTCGGGCTGTCGTCGAACCGCTGGGGCACGGTCACGCTCGGCCGCCAGTACGACCCGTTGATTTCCTATGTCGCGACACTCACGTCGAACGGCGGCTGGGGCGGCCTTCTCTTCACGCACCCGCTCGATAACGACAACATGGACGACTTCTATCGCATCAACAATGCGGTGAAGTACGCGAGTCCCGATATCGCGGGGCTGACGTTCGGCAGCATGTACGCGTTCAGCAATTCGACCGGCTTCGCGGACAACCGGGCATGGAGTGTCGCGGCGCGCTACACGCACGGCCCGTTCACGCTGGCGGCGGGATATATGGACATGACCAACCCCGGCACGTCGTGTGGCGGCGCGGTCGCGGGCGGCACCGCCGCCGCATGCGGTGTCACCGGCGATGCCACGTTCACCGCGGCGAAGCAGCGCATTTTCGCGTCCGGCGCCGGTTATTCGTTCGGTCCGGCGATCTTCAACCTGACCTATACGAATTCATACGTCGGCAACGCCGTCAGCCCGAGCGCGTATCAATCGAGTTCGCTGCGCTTCAACAACATCGAATTCAACGCGCGTTACTCGCTCACGGCATCGTTGATGCTCGGCGCGATGTACGACTATACGAACTTCACCAAACACGGCGGCGCCGGCAATCCGTCAGGACACTGGAATGAATTCGGCGTGCTGGCCGATTATTTGCTGTCGAAGCGCACCGATGTCTATTTTCAGGGCGTCCATCAGCGCGGCAGCGGCGTAACGGCCAACATCCTCGGAAGCGCCGGCGCGTCGAGCAGCGGCATCCAGACGGTTGCGCGCATCGGCCTGCGTCATCGCTTCTAG
- a CDS encoding GlxA family transcriptional regulator, which translates to MTPAPANARPANSPSDISTPSARSSRRGARRRDASVAPFIDGTPETIGPARNIGILLIPGFAMMSYASVIEPLRASNALSGHELYRVQYVTLTGEPALSSSGATIEPTFRVGDPVEFDILLICAGGNPAAFHDKKLDNWLRRLALTPTILGGVSGGAYMLARAGLLNGFRCTIHWEHMPVFREEFPQIDVRRTLFEIDRNRWTCAGGIAPLDLLFAMIEKDHGHALAVAVGDWLLQTEVRLGGRPQRMSMQQRYQIKHPKLLHALELIEHHIEDPIGRDEIASIVELSVRQLERLFRSHLGLSFRDHYIAVRLEQAQRLLRQSALSIAEIAVATGFINSSHFARVYRTSFGHSPTDERQFLSCKHAANAPAALLMS; encoded by the coding sequence ATGACGCCCGCTCCCGCCAACGCCCGCCCCGCGAATTCTCCATCCGATATATCCACGCCCTCCGCGAGGTCATCGCGGCGCGGCGCGCGGCGGCGCGATGCGTCCGTCGCACCCTTTATCGACGGCACGCCCGAGACCATCGGGCCCGCACGCAATATCGGTATTCTGCTGATTCCCGGTTTCGCGATGATGTCGTACGCAAGCGTGATCGAACCTTTGCGCGCGTCGAATGCGCTATCGGGGCACGAGCTGTATCGCGTCCAGTACGTTACGCTGACGGGCGAACCCGCGCTGTCCTCGTCGGGCGCGACGATCGAGCCCACGTTTCGCGTCGGCGATCCGGTGGAATTCGACATTCTGCTGATCTGCGCGGGCGGCAATCCCGCAGCCTTCCACGACAAGAAGCTCGACAACTGGCTGCGCCGTCTCGCTCTCACACCGACGATTCTCGGCGGCGTCTCGGGCGGCGCCTACATGCTCGCGCGCGCGGGCCTGCTCAACGGCTTTCGCTGCACGATCCATTGGGAGCACATGCCGGTTTTCCGCGAGGAATTCCCGCAAATCGACGTGCGCCGCACGCTGTTCGAAATCGATCGGAACCGCTGGACCTGCGCCGGCGGCATCGCGCCGCTCGATCTGCTGTTTGCGATGATCGAGAAAGATCACGGACATGCGCTCGCGGTCGCCGTCGGCGACTGGCTGCTGCAAACCGAGGTGCGTCTCGGCGGACGCCCGCAGCGCATGAGCATGCAACAGCGCTATCAGATCAAGCATCCGAAGCTGCTGCACGCGCTCGAGCTGATCGAACACCACATCGAAGATCCGATCGGCCGCGACGAAATCGCGTCGATCGTCGAACTGTCGGTGCGGCAGCTCGAACGTCTGTTCCGCTCGCACCTGGGCCTGTCGTTTCGCGATCACTACATCGCCGTGCGGCTCGAACAGGCGCAGCGGCTACTGCGTCAAAGCGCGCTGTCGATCGCCGAAATCGCGGTGGCAACCGGCTTCATCAACAGCAGCCACTTCGCGCGCGTCTATCGCACCAGCTTCGGCCATTCGCCAACCGACGAACGCCAGTTTCTCAGCTGCAAGCATGCTGCGAACGCGCCGGCCGCGCTCCTCATGAGTTGA
- a CDS encoding ABC transporter ATP-binding protein: MELAYKADMKQLEPGGARVSRDGVAGSDATVAPILEVRGVTKRYDDTEVLRAVDLSIAEGEFVTLLGPSGSGKTTLLKIMLGATTPSEGTLVLRGRDITNEPARRRGIGMVFQNFALMPHMTVFQNIAFPLQVRGVSKRDIESRVHEVLELVRLPDLARRKPKELSGGQQQRIAIARALVYRPPLILMDEPLGALDKKLREQMQYEIKRLHETLKLSMVYVTHDQEEALTLSDRICLMQNGRICEAARPASIYAKPQSRFTADFFGATNLFTGVVTEQAGRAVITVPSWPDPVCAEPRAAAMAASGARAKINWMVRPERLRLLEPGQHDINEVEGIVQSVVLSGSITRVSVRMQHGAEIVVAQLTDQSAVAIERGAQVRVGWPQNATVMLDSDPTASPGINS, encoded by the coding sequence ATGGAACTCGCATACAAGGCAGACATGAAGCAGTTGGAACCGGGCGGCGCACGCGTCTCTCGCGATGGCGTTGCCGGATCGGACGCGACTGTTGCGCCGATTCTCGAAGTACGTGGCGTAACCAAGCGATATGACGACACCGAGGTGCTGCGCGCGGTCGACCTGAGTATCGCCGAAGGTGAATTCGTGACCTTGCTCGGCCCGAGCGGATCCGGCAAGACGACCCTCCTGAAGATCATGCTCGGCGCGACCACCCCTTCCGAGGGCACGCTCGTGCTGCGCGGGCGCGACATCACGAACGAGCCCGCGCGCCGGCGCGGCATCGGCATGGTGTTCCAGAACTTCGCGTTGATGCCGCATATGACCGTGTTTCAGAACATCGCGTTTCCGCTCCAGGTGCGCGGCGTATCGAAACGGGACATCGAATCGCGCGTGCATGAAGTGCTCGAACTCGTGCGCCTGCCTGATCTCGCGCGCCGCAAGCCGAAGGAACTGTCGGGCGGGCAGCAGCAGCGCATCGCGATTGCGCGTGCGCTCGTGTATCGTCCGCCGCTCATTCTGATGGACGAGCCGCTAGGCGCACTCGACAAAAAGCTGCGTGAGCAGATGCAGTACGAAATCAAGCGCCTGCATGAAACGCTGAAGCTGTCGATGGTCTATGTCACGCACGATCAGGAAGAGGCCCTGACGCTGTCCGATCGCATTTGCCTGATGCAGAACGGTCGCATCTGCGAAGCGGCCAGGCCGGCGAGCATCTATGCGAAGCCACAAAGCCGCTTTACCGCCGATTTCTTCGGCGCGACCAATCTGTTTACCGGCGTCGTAACGGAGCAGGCGGGCCGTGCCGTGATCACGGTGCCCAGCTGGCCGGATCCCGTATGCGCCGAGCCTCGCGCGGCGGCCATGGCCGCGAGCGGCGCACGCGCGAAGATCAACTGGATGGTGCGTCCGGAGCGGCTGCGCCTGCTGGAACCGGGTCAGCATGACATCAACGAGGTCGAAGGTATCGTGCAAAGCGTTGTGCTGTCGGGATCGATTACCCGCGTGAGCGTGCGCATGCAACACGGCGCGGAGATCGTCGTGGCGCAACTGACCGATCAAAGCGCGGTGGCGATCGAGCGCGGTGCGCAGGTGCGAGTCGGCTGGCCGCAAAACGCCACCGTGATGCTCGATAGCGACCCCACGGCGAGCCCGGGCATCAACTCATGA
- a CDS encoding ABC transporter permease, with protein MTSSMLGRMGTWLGGIALSVLAWAIYIFLVVPSLLVIPMSFGGRDELTFPPTSFSFYLYGRFFDSPVWTGALSESLIVATLSACIATVLGTSAVYGLLRGKFRGQEVIAFVLMSPMLFPAIIVALGTYLYFAQLGLSGTTAGLVLAHSTLTLPFVMVTTAAGMRQIDPNVELAADTMGASRLRVFLKVVVPQIIPSIVSGALFAFLISFDEVVIAWFIAGTGATTLPVTMYSSLKMEVSPIIAASATMLSVASVSICVVSAMLRKPGHDAVAH; from the coding sequence ATGACGTCATCGATGCTGGGCCGCATGGGGACGTGGCTGGGCGGGATCGCGCTGTCCGTGCTCGCGTGGGCGATCTATATCTTTCTGGTCGTGCCGAGTCTGCTCGTCATACCGATGTCGTTCGGCGGCCGGGACGAACTCACATTTCCGCCGACTTCGTTTTCGTTCTACCTGTATGGGCGTTTCTTCGATTCGCCGGTGTGGACGGGGGCGCTTTCCGAAAGCCTGATCGTCGCCACGCTGAGCGCGTGCATTGCCACGGTGCTCGGCACGTCCGCTGTGTACGGTTTGCTGCGCGGCAAGTTTCGTGGACAGGAAGTCATCGCGTTCGTGCTGATGAGCCCGATGCTGTTCCCCGCGATCATCGTCGCGTTGGGCACGTATCTGTACTTCGCGCAGCTTGGCCTGAGCGGCACGACCGCGGGGCTGGTGCTCGCGCACTCGACGCTCACGCTGCCGTTCGTGATGGTGACCACGGCCGCCGGCATGCGCCAGATCGATCCGAACGTCGAGCTTGCCGCCGACACGATGGGCGCGTCGCGGCTTCGCGTGTTCCTGAAAGTCGTCGTGCCGCAGATCATTCCGTCGATCGTGTCCGGCGCGCTGTTCGCGTTTCTGATTTCTTTCGACGAAGTCGTGATCGCGTGGTTCATCGCCGGCACCGGCGCGACGACGCTGCCCGTCACGATGTACTCCAGCCTCAAGATGGAGGTGTCGCCGATCATCGCGGCATCGGCGACGATGCTGTCGGTGGCGTCGGTGTCGATCTGCGTGGTGTCGGCGATGCTGCGCAAGCCCGGGCACGATGCCGTCGCGCATTGA
- a CDS encoding ABC transporter permease: MATDNAFDLTRAAAPPHARARRTRDTTGTGALLFVLPALVLMAAVFLVPVVYVLGLSIYRDGHFTLEAFAHLISNGLFVQVLGTTLTIAVSATLVSLVLAYPVAMHLARQSPRRRAVYTSLVLLPFWTSILVKSYAFTVILGRAGLINSALHWMFGNGPQLELIFNRTGVMIGMSNYLVPFLVFPILSNLLAQDRNLVQAAEAMGAGAFRTWWKITLPLSLPAVAAGALLSLVISFGFFVTPALLGGPKDMMLANLVDLFTHEALDWNTAAAIAVLILLISAALVAILSRVPGATGRLGK, translated from the coding sequence ATGGCGACTGACAATGCGTTCGACCTGACCCGCGCGGCCGCGCCACCCCATGCGCGCGCGCGGCGTACCCGCGATACGACCGGCACGGGTGCGCTGCTGTTCGTGTTGCCCGCGCTGGTGCTGATGGCCGCGGTGTTTCTCGTGCCGGTCGTCTACGTGCTCGGCTTGAGCATCTATCGCGACGGGCACTTCACGCTGGAGGCGTTCGCGCACCTGATCTCGAACGGTCTGTTCGTGCAGGTGCTCGGCACCACGCTGACCATCGCCGTCAGCGCGACGCTGGTGAGTCTCGTGCTGGCCTATCCGGTGGCGATGCATCTGGCGCGTCAGTCGCCGCGGCGGCGCGCGGTCTATACGTCGCTGGTGCTGCTGCCGTTCTGGACCAGTATTCTCGTCAAGAGCTACGCGTTCACCGTGATTCTCGGCCGGGCCGGCCTGATCAACAGCGCATTGCACTGGATGTTCGGCAATGGTCCGCAGCTGGAGCTGATCTTCAACCGGACTGGTGTGATGATCGGTATGTCCAACTACCTGGTGCCGTTTCTGGTGTTCCCGATTCTGTCGAATCTGCTGGCTCAGGACCGCAACCTCGTTCAGGCAGCCGAAGCGATGGGCGCAGGCGCGTTCCGGACATGGTGGAAGATCACGCTGCCGCTCAGCCTGCCCGCGGTGGCCGCGGGCGCGCTGCTGAGTCTCGTGATCTCGTTCGGTTTCTTCGTGACGCCGGCGCTTCTGGGCGGCCCAAAAGACATGATGCTCGCGAACCTCGTCGATCTGTTCACGCACGAAGCGCTCGACTGGAATACGGCCGCGGCAATCGCGGTGCTCATCCTGCTGATCAGCGCGGCGCTGGTGGCGATTCTGTCCCGCGTGCCGGGCGCAACCGGGAGGCTTGGCAAATGA
- a CDS encoding ABC transporter substrate-binding protein, with amino-acid sequence MEKSGKANNEIRASGAGRRSFLRKAGAAGLAALSAPYVITRSEAQEDKRIIVPSYGGSYEETIQQVYARPFKQETGIEVVFSGVPDLARLKAQVMSGRPEWDVFEGAGSWGPAGSQQGLFEPLDRSIVTQAEAVLGKGDYARFYRWVGVPAWNTKHANGGDTPKTFAQLWDTKRFPGRRTLRNRADMVLELALVADGVDPQKLYPLDVDRAFKALARIKPFVPKWAESTNQLTTLLATNEVDFGFDYNARVESARVAGLPLAMSLEQTIIGNETIGVVKGTTRKAAAMKFVAFVLRPDRQAEFSNKSSYLPGNPAAMSQVSADAKKLLPDLSQHNHIYQDDEYWASRTTELQVRFSQFLLS; translated from the coding sequence ATGGAAAAGTCGGGAAAGGCAAACAACGAGATTCGGGCTTCGGGAGCCGGACGACGGTCGTTTCTGCGCAAGGCGGGTGCAGCAGGGCTGGCCGCGTTGAGCGCGCCCTATGTGATCACGCGCTCCGAAGCGCAGGAAGACAAACGGATCATCGTGCCGTCTTATGGCGGCTCCTATGAGGAAACGATTCAGCAGGTCTACGCGAGGCCATTCAAGCAGGAGACCGGCATCGAAGTCGTGTTTTCAGGGGTGCCCGATCTGGCCAGGCTGAAAGCGCAGGTGATGAGCGGCCGCCCCGAGTGGGACGTATTCGAAGGCGCGGGATCGTGGGGCCCGGCGGGATCGCAGCAAGGACTCTTCGAACCGCTGGACCGTTCGATCGTCACGCAGGCGGAAGCCGTGCTCGGCAAAGGCGACTATGCTCGCTTTTACCGTTGGGTCGGCGTGCCGGCATGGAACACCAAACATGCGAACGGAGGCGACACGCCCAAGACGTTTGCGCAGCTTTGGGACACGAAACGTTTTCCGGGCCGCCGTACATTGCGCAATCGCGCCGACATGGTGCTCGAACTCGCGCTGGTGGCCGACGGTGTCGACCCGCAAAAGCTCTATCCGCTGGACGTCGATCGTGCGTTCAAGGCGCTCGCGCGTATCAAGCCGTTCGTGCCGAAGTGGGCGGAATCGACCAACCAGTTGACCACGCTGCTCGCGACCAACGAAGTCGACTTCGGCTTCGACTACAACGCGCGCGTGGAGTCGGCGCGGGTGGCGGGCCTGCCGCTTGCGATGTCGCTGGAGCAGACGATCATCGGCAATGAAACCATTGGTGTCGTCAAGGGAACCACGCGCAAGGCCGCGGCGATGAAGTTCGTGGCGTTCGTGCTGCGCCCCGACCGGCAGGCCGAGTTTTCGAACAAAAGCAGTTATTTGCCCGGCAATCCAGCGGCGATGAGCCAGGTGTCCGCGGATGCGAAGAAACTGCTGCCGGATCTGAGCCAGCACAATCACATCTACCAGGACGACGAATACTGGGCAAGCCGCACGACGGAATTGCAGGTGCGTTTCTCACAGTTCCTGTTGAGCTGA
- a CDS encoding FAD-dependent oxidoreductase: MRESLSRLEGGEYDVAIIGGGINGASAAQHLASAGYSVVLVEKNDYASAASSRSSRILHSGLRYFAPSKTLWEHVFQPRRFVGRVRSAIESMTAMGQLVSTMPERFIPLSLMMPVYRNMPYSGWHVDIGVKVLGFFNRFGVPLVYKRYRNGRSTPPAMAKWFRDNGDITDFTVFMDYSIRWPERICVDAVMDARRLGAVVRNYTTMEQLSRTADGRWSLALRDTLEPAQTATVTARLVLNTAGVWIDALNKAAAQGTAPARRVIAVKGIHILVRLPDDFKGEGLASLNRENEAIFCVPWGDLHYIGPTEVVYHENIDDVTPDEEGIEFLIDEANHLLPGINLSRSDVCFAWAGVRPITYDPRYPKGRRLPFSVLHDLASDGLPNVLTLTWGTINLHRVSANHILKAVKRKLKPSRGQAALNAGASRFKGGDANSAVFPDEPSISLDDLVDAARNEDATNLVDLLFRRTHLGWRHAMTRSAIRRAARAVAPEFGWSARQIDEQVDAFVTHMKVRHLVDVTDDETNLPASTARISGEPA; encoded by the coding sequence GTGCGCGAATCATTGAGCAGGCTGGAGGGAGGCGAATACGACGTCGCCATCATCGGTGGGGGGATCAACGGTGCGTCGGCGGCGCAGCATCTGGCGTCAGCGGGCTATTCGGTCGTGCTGGTCGAAAAGAACGATTACGCGTCGGCCGCATCGAGCCGTTCGAGCCGCATCCTGCACAGCGGCCTGCGTTATTTCGCGCCGTCGAAGACCTTGTGGGAGCATGTTTTCCAGCCGCGGCGCTTCGTTGGGCGCGTGCGTTCCGCGATCGAATCGATGACGGCGATGGGCCAGCTGGTGTCGACGATGCCCGAGCGGTTCATTCCGCTGAGCCTGATGATGCCGGTGTACCGGAACATGCCGTATTCAGGCTGGCACGTCGATATCGGTGTAAAGGTGCTGGGCTTTTTCAATCGCTTCGGCGTGCCGCTCGTGTACAAACGCTATCGCAACGGCCGATCGACACCTCCCGCGATGGCGAAATGGTTTCGCGACAACGGCGACATTACCGACTTCACGGTGTTCATGGATTACTCGATCCGCTGGCCCGAGCGAATCTGCGTCGACGCGGTCATGGATGCGCGCCGGCTCGGCGCCGTGGTGCGCAACTACACGACGATGGAGCAGTTGAGCCGCACCGCGGACGGCCGCTGGTCGCTCGCGTTGCGCGACACGCTCGAACCGGCGCAGACGGCCACGGTCACGGCGCGGCTCGTGCTCAATACGGCGGGGGTGTGGATCGATGCGCTGAACAAGGCCGCGGCGCAGGGCACCGCACCGGCGCGGCGCGTGATCGCCGTCAAGGGCATCCATATTCTCGTGCGCTTGCCGGACGACTTCAAAGGCGAAGGGCTGGCTTCGCTGAACCGCGAAAACGAAGCGATCTTCTGCGTGCCTTGGGGCGATCTGCACTACATCGGGCCGACCGAAGTCGTCTATCACGAGAATATCGACGACGTGACGCCCGACGAAGAAGGCATCGAATTTCTGATCGACGAAGCGAACCATCTGCTGCCGGGTATCAACCTGAGCCGCTCCGACGTGTGCTTCGCGTGGGCGGGCGTGCGTCCGATCACCTACGATCCGCGCTATCCGAAAGGACGGCGCCTGCCGTTCAGCGTATTGCACGATCTGGCTTCCGATGGGTTACCCAACGTACTGACGCTGACGTGGGGAACGATCAATCTGCACCGCGTGTCGGCCAATCACATTCTGAAGGCGGTCAAGCGCAAGCTGAAACCTTCACGCGGGCAGGCCGCGCTCAATGCGGGGGCGAGCCGCTTCAAGGGCGGCGATGCGAACAGCGCGGTGTTTCCGGACGAGCCGTCGATTTCGCTCGACGATCTGGTTGATGCCGCACGAAACGAAGACGCGACGAATCTCGTCGATCTTCTGTTCAGACGTACGCATCTCGGCTGGCGTCACGCGATGACGCGCTCGGCGATTCGCCGTGCCGCGCGGGCGGTCGCGCCGGAATTCGGCTGGAGTGCGCGGCAGATCGACGAGCAGGTGGACGCGTTCGTCACGCATATGAAGGTGCGCCACCTCGTCGACGTGACGGACGACGAAACGAACCTGCCCGCCAGCACGGCGCGCATTTCCGGCGAACCGGCCTAG
- a CDS encoding GntR family transcriptional regulator, whose protein sequence is MHESDTTGIVVPTQATRMRRRPVVPRRSEGVFEQLKQSLLSARIKPGERLYESGIAEQFGASRTPVREALMRLQEERLLERDGRAYVVRQMSYDDLLQLYEARECLECQTCIKAIAYLQQEDIERLQERIDHMAKMIRRRNVDEFNRLDSEFHLDIARISRNQVLYEMLTGVHERVTMIRNLFARNLPRLISANEEHQRILDAMARRNPEIAVAEMRAHLVTTHLASAFA, encoded by the coding sequence ATGCATGAGTCCGATACCACCGGCATCGTCGTCCCGACACAGGCCACGCGCATGCGCCGCCGGCCTGTCGTGCCGCGCCGCAGCGAAGGCGTATTCGAGCAGTTGAAGCAGTCGCTGTTGAGCGCGCGCATCAAGCCCGGCGAGCGCCTGTACGAAAGCGGCATTGCCGAACAGTTTGGCGCGAGCCGCACGCCGGTTCGCGAGGCATTGATGCGTCTGCAGGAAGAGCGTCTGCTCGAACGGGACGGGCGCGCCTATGTCGTGCGCCAGATGAGCTACGACGATCTGCTGCAGTTGTACGAAGCGCGCGAATGCCTCGAATGTCAGACCTGCATCAAGGCCATTGCGTATCTTCAGCAGGAAGACATCGAACGTTTGCAGGAACGCATCGACCATATGGCGAAGATGATTCGTCGCAGGAACGTCGACGAGTTCAACCGGCTCGACTCGGAATTTCATCTGGACATTGCGCGTATTTCTCGCAATCAGGTCCTGTACGAAATGCTGACGGGTGTGCACGAGCGCGTGACGATGATCCGCAATCTGTTCGCGCGGAATCTGCCTCGGCTCATCAGCGCGAACGAAGAGCATCAACGCATTCTCGACGCGATGGCGCGGCGCAACCCCGAGATCGCGGTTGCCGAGATGCGCGCGCATCTGGTCACCACGCATCTGGCTTCCGCATTCGCATAA